One stretch of Miscanthus floridulus cultivar M001 chromosome 18, ASM1932011v1, whole genome shotgun sequence DNA includes these proteins:
- the LOC136520208 gene encoding uncharacterized protein, giving the protein MVKKPNGVAKATATSADAAARPSKANPSTPGSVKGTKFKKLKLKAKANREKPAVTAAAVGKVALVGAGTGDGDASASAVLLQPSNVAEASPVVQKQPSNVAAEASPVVQTPKSTTFAEASPVAQTQKPATDAEGSVPAPMTATAEASASSPKPKPKPKPAHANADAAAAISASKGKGEGEGEGEGEGADNSGGDGRMKSRRRRSRSGKGKEVVGDGGSKGKEKGKKSVGKKEERGDRKVAGFIFMCNAKTKKECYQNRLFGMPSGKIEMVKKIRPGAKLFLYDFDLKLLYGVYKAASHGGLNLVHEAFNGKFPAQVKFKIDKDCRPLPESSLKQAIKENYNARSKFDPELTARQVQRLLLLFKPVSAPQSVPNNHLEERRHYEERRKPYHHFEERLPIEEVRQQRFDEERRPAVRHVPLEDPYRAPRFAPVQGDHHIYYQPPALAPEPRHIPLVLEPRYVPLVLDHHHGPTVPELRHVPAAYYRTLAPSGDSYYQSVENLVPERYADRTVANVTTRDPIIRDHTALPGEASARADRLDDLYWTRGAHVEELYRPGEIAAHADRVGITTRADRVEELYRSDQLVNRAVDPPHSAYLTAAYDTNPAYAETSIRPVSARVSGPGAPVSSHYSFTGGPVYR; this is encoded by the exons ATGGTGAAGAAGCCCAACGGCGTTGCCAAGGCCACAGCGACCTCTGCCGACGCGGCAGCCCGGCCATCCAAGGCGAATCCGTCCACCCCTGGGTCGGTCAAGGGCACGAAGTTTAAGAAGCTGAAGCTGAAGGCCAAGGCCAACCGCGAGAAGCCAGCGGTCACTGCCGCAGCTGTTGGCAAGGTCGCCCTGGTAGGCGCAGGCACTGGTGATGGCGATGCATCTGCATCGGCGGTTTTACTGCAGCCATCCAATGTTGCTGAGGCATCACCTGTGGTGCAAAAGCAGCCATCCAATGTTGCTGCTGAGGCATCACCTGTGGTGCAAACGCCAAAGTCAACTACTTTTGCTGAGGCATCACCTGTGGCACAGACGCAGAAGCCAGCCACTGATGCTGAAGGATCAGTGCCTGCACCAATGACAGCCACTGCTGAAGCATCAGCTTCGtcgccaaagccaaagccaaagccaaaaccaGCTCATGCTAATGCTGATGCTGCAGCGGCAATTTCTGCCAGCAAGGgcaagggcgagggcgagggcgagggcgagggtgaGGGTGCTGATAATAGCGGGGGTGATGGCAGGATGAAGAGCAGAAGAAGGAGGTCTAGGAGTGGCAAGGGGAAGGAGGTTGTGGGGGATGGAGGAAGTAAGGGAAAGGAGAAGGGGAAGAAGTCTGTGGGCAagaaggaagaaaggggtgacCGTAAGGTTGCAGGGTTTATATTCATGTGCAATGCAAAGACTAAGAAGGAGTGCTACCAGAACCGCTTGTTCGGGATGCCCAGTGGGAAGATTGAAATGGTCAAGAAGATAAGGCCAGGGGCGAAGCTGTTCCTGTATGATTTTGACTTGAAGCTTCTGTATGGTGTGTACAAGGCAGCATCACACGGTGGGCTGAACCTTGTCCACGAAGCATTTAATGGCAAGTTCCCTGCACAG GTTAAGTTTAAGATTGATAAAGATTGCCGTCCTCTCCCTGAGAGTAGTCTCAAGCAAGCTATCAAGGAAAATTACAATGCAAGGAGCAAATTTGACCCAGAGCTCACCGCAAGACAA GTCCAAAGGTTGCTTTTGCTGTTTAAGCCTGTTAGTGCACCACAATCTGTTCCAAATAATCATCTTGAAGAAAGGCGTCACTATGAAGAACGAAGGAAGCCATATCATCATTTTGAAGAAAGGTTGCCTATTGAAGAAGTGCGTCAGCAACGATTTGATGAGGAAAGGCGCCCTGCAGTTAGACATGTTCCTCTTGAGGATCCATATAGGGCACCACGCTTTGCTCCAGTTCAAGGTGATCACCACATATATTATCAACCACCAGCACTTGCGCCTGAGCCTCGGCACATTCCTCTTGTTCTAGAGCCTCGCTATGTTCCGCTGGTCCTAGATCATCACCATGGGCCTACTGTGCCAGAGCTTCGACATGTCCCCGCTGCATATTATCGCACTTTGGCTCCATCGGGTGATTCATACTATCAGTCTGTTGAGAATCTGGTGCCTGAGCG ATATGCAGACAGAACTGTGGCTAATGTAACCACTAGAGATCCAATCATTAGGGATCACACAGCACTGCCAGGGGAGGCATCTGCTCGAGCAGACCGCTTGGATGATCTCTACTGGACTCGTGGTGCTCATGTGGAGGAGCTGTACCGTCCAGGGGAAATTGCTGCTCATGCTGATCGTGTGGGGATCACCACTAGAGCTGATCGTGTGGAGGAACTCTACCGTTCTGATCAACTTGTTAACCGTGCTGTGGATCCCCCTCATTCAGCCTACCTTACAGCTGCTTATGACACTAACCCTGCTTATGCTGAAACGAGCATCAGGCCTGTCTCTGCAAGGGTTAGTGGACCCGGTGCGCCGGTTTCGTCACACTATTCCTTCACTGGTGGTCCAGTATATCGGTGA
- the LOC136522347 gene encoding sphinganine C4-monooxygenase 1-like yields MAFAVSDELLGTFVPIAVYWLYSGLYVVLDVLGMDDYRLHPKGEEARNIVSKWTVVRGVLVQQAFQIAVSLLLFTVLGDDNGTVRKQPSALVIALQFIIAMFVMDTWQYFMHRYMHINKFLYKHVHSKHHTLVVPYAFGALYNHPLEGLILDTIGGALSFLISGMTPRTGIFFFSFATIKTVDDHCGLWLPGNILHVFFSNNSAYHDIHHQLYGNKYNFSQPFFVMWDKILGTYMPYTLQTRKGGGFEARPVKLNQAQQTKAD; encoded by the exons ATGGCATTTGCGGTCTCCGACGAGCTGCTGGGCACCTTCGTGCCGATTGCGGTGTACTGGCTCTACTCGGGGCTCTACGTCGTCCTGGACGTCCTGGGGATGGACGACTACAGGCTCCATCCCAAGGGGGAGGAGGCAAGGAACATTGTTTCCAAGTGGACGGTCGTCAGGGGCGTCCTTGTTCAGCAGGCGTTTCAAATCGCTGTCTCCCTTCTTCTCTTCACG GTTCTTGGTGATGATAATGGGACTGTGAGGAAGCAACCTTCGGCTCTGGTAATTGCATTGCAATTTATCATTGCAATGTTTGTCATGGACACATGGCAGTATTTCATGCACAGATACATGCATATCAACAAATTCTTGTACAAGCACGTCCACTCTAAGCACCACACTCTTGTCGTCCCCTACGCCTTTGGAGCTCTGTACAACCACCCCCTGGAGGGACTcatcctggacaccattggcggTGCACTCTCATTCCTCATCTCTGGCATGACCCCAAGGACCGGCATATTCTTCTTCTCATTTGCGACCATCAAGACCGTCGATGACCACTGTGGTCTGTGGCTTCCTGGGAACATCCTCCATGTATTCTTCAGCAACAACAGCGCTTACCATGACATCCACCACCAGCTCTATGGCAACAAGTACAACTTCTCTCAGCCCTTCTTTGTCATGTGGGACAAGATCCTCGGAACATACATGCCTTACACTCTGCAGACCCGCAAGGGAGGTGGGTTCGAGGCGCGCCCAGTTAAGCTTAACCAAGCACAGCAGACCAAGGCTGATTAA